Part of the Desulfuromonas acetoxidans DSM 684 genome, CCCATTAACATAGAGACTGGTCACTTCGGCGCTACGCCGTTGCCCTTCCAGTAGATTTTCACTCAGTGCCATCAGAGTGAGACAACCATCAGGGTCTGTCAGCGTGCAGAATGCTGTGCCGATGAGGACTTCAAGGGGGATCCCATACATCTCGCTGGCTTGTTGGTTGGCTTTGATGATTTCCCGATCACTGTCAATTAGCAGGATTCCTTTGCCTACCGACTGAAATATCGCATCAAGCATTTTTTCTGATCGCGTCAGAGCCTGTGTGCGTTCTGCAACGCGTTGTTCTAACAGTTGGCGATGGTCAACCATGCAGGTAATATCGTTCAATAACAGCATCAAGCCCTGGTCGGTCAGACTTGTGTGCCCAATCGGAAGAATTTGCAGGTTGAACACCTGATGATATTGATCGCGTTGTAATGTCAGTTCATGTGGTTGATGTGGAGGGAATCGGGTAAGAAACTGGTCAAGGTCAGAGATCGTTTGATCGAACAAAGATGCACAAAATTCTCCCAGAAGAGGGTGGCCTGAATAAAACACACGTGCTTCCGGGTTTGCGTCGGTGACGATGCCTTGCTGGTCTGTGATCAAGACCAGGTTGCTCGTCGCTTTAAAAATGTTTTCGTACGTGGCTGTTTCGCGAGCCAGCTGACGATTGGTTTGTTCAAGATCAGCCAGAGCCTCGTCATTTCCACGGTGGTGCCAATCCTTGAGAAGTCTTGTTTCAATCGTTTGGGTGAGACGGTGAAGGCGCAGGATGATTTGCTGTTTCGTTGACTCCGCAGCGACACTTTGCACAATCAACTGTTCCATCGCCGTCCACATCCCCTTAAATACGATAAGGCTCTGGGGAACTGATATCCCCCGACTACGCTGATATTTGCTGGCGTTTATAAAGTAAGACACCGCTGGGTCGTTGGGAGATAACTCACATGCCGGATTGACATCGAGCTTTTCCAATGTCGCAACCAGAAGCAAAAAACCTTTGCGCCAGTCGTCGTCGGAAAAGGGTGATTCGATAGAGTCGAACTGCTCCAGCTGTCTTTGCCACAGGTGGTGAAAATGGTCAAGACCCTCAACCAGTTGTCCCAGCAGGTCATTGATCATGGCTTCCCCTTGTCATCTAAGTTGTCCTGATAGCGCTACAATCGTGTGATGAATGAAGTCAGATTCCTATGTTGTTCCAGTGCGTTTGTCAGGTTTTTTAAACGTCGGCATCATTTTAAAAAGCCTGACTCAGACTGCAATGCACAGTCAGAAACACCATTCAATCATCGCTCGACCTACATCTTTTGTCGAGAGGAAAAGATTGGTTACATCTGGTGATTTCTCGAAATGACGATTTGATTTTTGGCGTTGTTTTCGATTTGAATTCGCTCCACATTTACTGTGATAAACCTTTTTTGCAGGCGTGGAAGCCTGCGTCACGTGGGTACCAAGCGATGTGAACGGATGAAACTCGCCAGAGCAATCAGATTTGTTACATGAACCACTGAAGATCAAGCTCAAAGTCAAGACCGCTGGGTTTTGGCCCGGCAGGCAACATGAATGACAGGCGATTATAAGCGCGTGATGCGTCATTCTTAGTCATGATTCTCTGCCATACTCCATCCAAGGCGACAAAAGAACGTTTATCTGATAAGCTCGGCTG contains:
- a CDS encoding PAS domain S-box protein, translated to MINDLLGQLVEGLDHFHHLWQRQLEQFDSIESPFSDDDWRKGFLLLVATLEKLDVNPACELSPNDPAVSYFINASKYQRSRGISVPQSLIVFKGMWTAMEQLIVQSVAAESTKQQIILRLHRLTQTIETRLLKDWHHRGNDEALADLEQTNRQLARETATYENIFKATSNLVLITDQQGIVTDANPEARVFYSGHPLLGEFCASLFDQTISDLDQFLTRFPPHQPHELTLQRDQYHQVFNLQILPIGHTSLTDQGLMLLLNDITCMVDHRQLLEQRVAERTQALTRSEKMLDAIFQSVGKGILLIDSDREIIKANQQASEMYGIPLEVLIGTAFCTLTDPDGCLTLMALSENLLEGQRRSAEVTSLYVNGTTFPSEITMTRMDLQGQRFWPVIIRDITEQRALENGLREEKLQSEEMNVTLRNVLKSIESDRREFEQNLTNRIRTELVPGLERIRRNLEDEMVDQYFDLLKAQLVALTTGFEHSLDAGLMKLSKSELKICRFIKAGLSSKEICEAMNLSFETIQTHRKNIRKKLDLRGKEINLHSYLTSRNCELGGSDD